From the Carya illinoinensis cultivar Pawnee chromosome 4, C.illinoinensisPawnee_v1, whole genome shotgun sequence genome, one window contains:
- the LOC122307663 gene encoding shaggy-related protein kinase eta isoform X1 has product MDASDKEMSSSVVEANDAVTGHIISTTIGGKNGEPKQTISYMAERVVGSGSFGIVFQAKCLETGETVAIKKVLQDKRYKNRELQLMRMMDHPNVVSLKHCFFSTTSKDELFLNLVMEYIPETLYRVLKHYSSMNQRMPLIYVKLYTYQIFRGLAYIHTVPGVCHRDVKPQNLLVDPLTHRVKLCDFGSAKVLVKGEANISYICSRYYRAPELIFGATEYTTSIDIWSAGCVLAELLVGQPLFPGENAVDQLVEIIKVLGTPTREEIRCMNPDYSDFRFPQIKAHPWHKVFHKRMPPEAIDLASRLLQYSPSLRCTALEACAHPFFDELREPNARLPNGRPFPPLFNFKQELRGASPELINRLIPEHVRRQTDLGFPHPADTSGRFGLSSFQKMTTPINMLAYGVMQQILWANI; this is encoded by the exons ATGGACGCCTCCGATAAG GAAATGTCATCCTCTGTTGTCGAGGCGAATGATGCAGTCACTGGTCACATCATTTCCACCACCATTGGAGGCAAAAATGGTGAACCCAAACAG ACTATCAGCTACATGGCAGAGCGTGTTGTAGGGAGTGGATCATTTGGAATTGTTTTTCAG GCAAAATGCTTAGAAACTGGGGAGACAGTGGCCATAAAGAAGGTCTTGCAGGACAAGCGGTACAAAAATCGTGAGCTGCAGTTAATGCGCATGATGGATCACCCAAATGTGGTTTCTCTGAAGCATTGTTTCTTCTCTACGACAAGTAAAGATGAACTTTTTCTGAATTTAGTTATGGAATACATTCCTGAGACTCTATACCGGGTTCTAAAGCATTACAGCAGCATGAACCAGAGGATGCCCCTCATCTATGTTAAACTTTATACATATCaa ATCTTTAGGGGGCTGGCATATATCCATACTGTTCCTGGTGTTTGCCATAGGGATGTGAAGCCTCAGAATCTTTTG GTTGATCCTCTCACCCACCGGGTTAAGCTTTGCGATTTCGGAAGTGCTAAAGTTCTC GTCAAGGGTGAAGCAAATATATCGTACATATGCTCTCGTTATTATCGGGCTCCTGAACTGATATTTGGCGCAACAGAATATACAACATCAATAGATATTTGGTCAGCTGGTTGTGTCCTTGCTGAGCTTCTTGTTGGTCAG CCTTTGTTTCCTGGAGAAAATGCAGTCGACCAACTTGTTGAAATTATCAAG GTTCTTGGTACTCCAACTCGAGAAGAAATTCGTTGCATGAATCCAGATTATTCAGATTTTAGGTTCCCTCAAATTAAAGCGCATCCTTGGCACAAG GTTTTCCACAAACGAATGCCTCCTGAAGCAATTGACCTTGCTTCACGGCTTCTTCAATATTCACCAAGCCTTCGGTGCACCGCG TTAGAAGCATGTGCGCACCCTTTCTTTGATGAGCTGCGTGAGCCCAATGCCCGTCTTCCAAATGGCCGCCCATTTCCCCCTCTTTTCAACTTTAAGCAGGAA CTACGAGGAGCGTCACCGGAGCTGATCAATAGGCTCATCCCAGAGCATGTGCGGCGGCAGACTGATCTCGGCTTCCCACATCCAGCCG ATACGAGTGGAAGGTTCGGACTGTCTTCCTTTCAAAAGATGACTACACCAATTAATATGCTTGCATATGGAGTTATGCAACAAATCTTATGGGCGAATATTTGA
- the LOC122307663 gene encoding shaggy-related protein kinase eta isoform X2, translating to MDASDKEMSSSVVEANDAVTGHIISTTIGGKNGEPKQTISYMAERVVGSGSFGIVFQAKCLETGETVAIKKVLQDKRYKNRELQLMRMMDHPNVVSLKHCFFSTTSKDELFLNLVMEYIPETLYRVLKHYSSMNQRMPLIYVKLYTYQIFRGLAYIHTVPGVCHRDVKPQNLLVDPLTHRVKLCDFGSAKVLVKGEANISYICSRYYRAPELIFGATEYTTSIDIWSAGCVLAELLVGQPLFPGENAVDQLVEIIKVLGTPTREEIRCMNPDYSDFRFPQIKAHPWHKVFHKRMPPEAIDLASRLLQYSPSLRCTALEACAHPFFDELREPNARLPNGRPFPPLFNFKQELRGASPELINRLIPEHVRRQTDLGFPHPAAITVEQERRTIEKASSSHRLLPQRRTFI from the exons ATGGACGCCTCCGATAAG GAAATGTCATCCTCTGTTGTCGAGGCGAATGATGCAGTCACTGGTCACATCATTTCCACCACCATTGGAGGCAAAAATGGTGAACCCAAACAG ACTATCAGCTACATGGCAGAGCGTGTTGTAGGGAGTGGATCATTTGGAATTGTTTTTCAG GCAAAATGCTTAGAAACTGGGGAGACAGTGGCCATAAAGAAGGTCTTGCAGGACAAGCGGTACAAAAATCGTGAGCTGCAGTTAATGCGCATGATGGATCACCCAAATGTGGTTTCTCTGAAGCATTGTTTCTTCTCTACGACAAGTAAAGATGAACTTTTTCTGAATTTAGTTATGGAATACATTCCTGAGACTCTATACCGGGTTCTAAAGCATTACAGCAGCATGAACCAGAGGATGCCCCTCATCTATGTTAAACTTTATACATATCaa ATCTTTAGGGGGCTGGCATATATCCATACTGTTCCTGGTGTTTGCCATAGGGATGTGAAGCCTCAGAATCTTTTG GTTGATCCTCTCACCCACCGGGTTAAGCTTTGCGATTTCGGAAGTGCTAAAGTTCTC GTCAAGGGTGAAGCAAATATATCGTACATATGCTCTCGTTATTATCGGGCTCCTGAACTGATATTTGGCGCAACAGAATATACAACATCAATAGATATTTGGTCAGCTGGTTGTGTCCTTGCTGAGCTTCTTGTTGGTCAG CCTTTGTTTCCTGGAGAAAATGCAGTCGACCAACTTGTTGAAATTATCAAG GTTCTTGGTACTCCAACTCGAGAAGAAATTCGTTGCATGAATCCAGATTATTCAGATTTTAGGTTCCCTCAAATTAAAGCGCATCCTTGGCACAAG GTTTTCCACAAACGAATGCCTCCTGAAGCAATTGACCTTGCTTCACGGCTTCTTCAATATTCACCAAGCCTTCGGTGCACCGCG TTAGAAGCATGTGCGCACCCTTTCTTTGATGAGCTGCGTGAGCCCAATGCCCGTCTTCCAAATGGCCGCCCATTTCCCCCTCTTTTCAACTTTAAGCAGGAA CTACGAGGAGCGTCACCGGAGCTGATCAATAGGCTCATCCCAGAGCATGTGCGGCGGCAGACTGATCTCGGCTTCCCACATCCAGCCG CAATTACAGTTGAACAAGAACGAAGGACTATCGAGAAAGCATCTAGTTCACATCGTCTTCTTCCACAACGTCGTACATTCATTTGA
- the LOC122307663 gene encoding shaggy-related protein kinase eta isoform X3 — MDASDKEMSSSVVEANDAVTGHIISTTIGGKNGEPKQTISYMAERVVGSGSFGIVFQAKCLETGETVAIKKVLQDKRYKNRELQLMRMMDHPNVVSLKHCFFSTTSKDELFLNLVMEYIPETLYRVLKHYSSMNQRMPLIYVKLYTYQIFRGLAYIHTVPGVCHRDVKPQNLLVDPLTHRVKLCDFGSAKVLVKGEANISYICSRYYRAPELIFGATEYTTSIDIWSAGCVLAELLVGQPLFPGENAVDQLVEIIKVLGTPTREEIRCMNPDYSDFRFPQIKAHPWHKVFHKRMPPEAIDLASRLLQYSPSLRCTALEACAHPFFDELREPNARLPNGRPFPPLFNFKQELRGASPELINRLIPEHVRRQTDLGFPHPAVEQERRTIEKASSSHRLLPQRRTFI; from the exons ATGGACGCCTCCGATAAG GAAATGTCATCCTCTGTTGTCGAGGCGAATGATGCAGTCACTGGTCACATCATTTCCACCACCATTGGAGGCAAAAATGGTGAACCCAAACAG ACTATCAGCTACATGGCAGAGCGTGTTGTAGGGAGTGGATCATTTGGAATTGTTTTTCAG GCAAAATGCTTAGAAACTGGGGAGACAGTGGCCATAAAGAAGGTCTTGCAGGACAAGCGGTACAAAAATCGTGAGCTGCAGTTAATGCGCATGATGGATCACCCAAATGTGGTTTCTCTGAAGCATTGTTTCTTCTCTACGACAAGTAAAGATGAACTTTTTCTGAATTTAGTTATGGAATACATTCCTGAGACTCTATACCGGGTTCTAAAGCATTACAGCAGCATGAACCAGAGGATGCCCCTCATCTATGTTAAACTTTATACATATCaa ATCTTTAGGGGGCTGGCATATATCCATACTGTTCCTGGTGTTTGCCATAGGGATGTGAAGCCTCAGAATCTTTTG GTTGATCCTCTCACCCACCGGGTTAAGCTTTGCGATTTCGGAAGTGCTAAAGTTCTC GTCAAGGGTGAAGCAAATATATCGTACATATGCTCTCGTTATTATCGGGCTCCTGAACTGATATTTGGCGCAACAGAATATACAACATCAATAGATATTTGGTCAGCTGGTTGTGTCCTTGCTGAGCTTCTTGTTGGTCAG CCTTTGTTTCCTGGAGAAAATGCAGTCGACCAACTTGTTGAAATTATCAAG GTTCTTGGTACTCCAACTCGAGAAGAAATTCGTTGCATGAATCCAGATTATTCAGATTTTAGGTTCCCTCAAATTAAAGCGCATCCTTGGCACAAG GTTTTCCACAAACGAATGCCTCCTGAAGCAATTGACCTTGCTTCACGGCTTCTTCAATATTCACCAAGCCTTCGGTGCACCGCG TTAGAAGCATGTGCGCACCCTTTCTTTGATGAGCTGCGTGAGCCCAATGCCCGTCTTCCAAATGGCCGCCCATTTCCCCCTCTTTTCAACTTTAAGCAGGAA CTACGAGGAGCGTCACCGGAGCTGATCAATAGGCTCATCCCAGAGCATGTGCGGCGGCAGACTGATCTCGGCTTCCCACATCCAGCCG TTGAACAAGAACGAAGGACTATCGAGAAAGCATCTAGTTCACATCGTCTTCTTCCACAACGTCGTACATTCATTTGA
- the LOC122308160 gene encoding aspartate aminotransferase, mitochondrial-like, with product MTFRAVMSGRARRLSSDLGARWMSTWWQSVEPAPKDPILGVTEAFLADPSPNKVNVGVGAYRDDNGKPVVLECVREAERRIAGNLNMEYLPMGGSVKMVEETLKLAYGEDSEFIKDKRIAAVQSLSGTGACRLFADFQKRFRPDSQIYIPVPTWANHHNIWRDAQVPQRTFHYYHPESRGLDFAALMDDIKNAPNGSFFLLHACAHNPTGVDPSEDQWREISYQFKAKGHFPFFDMAYQGFASGDPERDAKSIRIFLEDRHLIGIAQSYAKNMGLYGQRVGCLSVLCEDEKQAVAVKSQLQLLARPMYSNPPLHGALIVSIILSDPELKKLWLKEVKVMADRIIGMRTALRENLEKLGSPLSWEHITNQIGMFCYSGMTPEQVDSLTKEFHIYMTRNGRISMAGVTTGNVGYLANAIHEITKSA from the exons ATGACGTTTCGGGCTGTGATGTCCGGTCGTGCCAGGAGGTTGAGCTCTGATTTGGGAGCGAGGTGGATGTCTACATGGTGGCAGAGCGTGGAGCCGGCACCCAAGGATCCGATACTCGGCGTTACGGAGGCTTTCCTGGCCGATCCCAGCCCGAACAAAGTCAATGTCGGAGTT GGTGCTTACCGAGACGACAACGGAAAGCCAGTTGTTCTTGAATGCGTTAGAGAAGCAGAGCGAAGGATCGCTGGAAACTTAAATAT GGAGTATCTTCCAATGGGAGGGAGCGTGAAGATGGTCGAAGAAACATTGAAACTGGCCTATGGGGAGGATTCTGAGTTTATCAAAGATAAAAGGATAGCAGCAGTACAATCTCTCTCTGGCACTGGTGCATGCCGACTTTTTGCAGACTTTCAAAAGCGTTTTCGTCCTGACTCACAAATTTACATACCAGTCCCTACCTGGGCCAA CCACCATAACATTTGGAGAGATGCTCAGGTACCTCAGAGGACCTTCCATTACTATCACCCGGAGTCACGAGGGTTAGATTTTGCAGCATTGATGGATGATATAAAG AATGCACCAAATGGCTCATTCTTCCTACTTCATGCTTGTGCTCATAATCCTACTGGAGTGGATCCTTCAGAGGATCAATGGAGAGAGATCTCATACCAGTTCAAG GCAAAGGGTCATTTTCCCTTCTTTGACATGGCTTACCAAGGTTTTGCTAGTGGTGATCCAGAGAGAGATGCAAAGTCCATCAGGATTTTTCTTGAGGATAGACATCTAATTGGAATTGCTCAATCCTATGCAAAAAATATGGGACTCTATGGCCAGCGAGTAGGATGCCTGAG TGTGCTTTGTGAAGATGAAAAGCAAGCTGTGGCTGTGAAAAGTCAGTTGCAGCTACTGGCCAGACCCATGTATAGTAATCCTCCTCTTCACGGTGCGCTAATAGTTTCAATTATTCTTAGTGATCCAGAGTTGAAGAAGTTATGGCTCAAAGAAGTTAAG GTTATGGCAGATCGCATCATTGGAATGCGAACAGCTCTACGAGAAAATCTTGAGAAGTTGGGGTCACCTTTATCTTGGGAGCACATCACTAATCAG ATTGGTATGTTCTGTTATAGTGGAATGACACCAGAACAAGTTGATAGTTTGACAAAAGAGTTTCATATCTACATGACTCGAAATGGTCGTATCAG TATGGCTGGTGTTACTACCGGAAATGTTGGATATTTGGCTAATGCCATCCACGAGATCACCAAATCTGCTTAG
- the LOC122307663 gene encoding shaggy-related protein kinase iota isoform X4, producing the protein MDASDKEMSSSVVEANDAVTGHIISTTIGGKNGEPKQTISYMAERVVGSGSFGIVFQAKCLETGETVAIKKVLQDKRYKNRELQLMRMMDHPNVVSLKHCFFSTTSKDELFLNLVMEYIPETLYRVLKHYSSMNQRMPLIYVKLYTYQIFRGLAYIHTVPGVCHRDVKPQNLLVDPLTHRVKLCDFGSAKVLVKGEANISYICSRYYRAPELIFGATEYTTSIDIWSAGCVLAELLVGQPLFPGENAVDQLVEIIKVLGTPTREEIRCMNPDYSDFRFPQIKAHPWHKVFHKRMPPEAIDLASRLLQYSPSLRCTALEACAHPFFDELREPNARLPNGRPFPPLFNFKQEIN; encoded by the exons ATGGACGCCTCCGATAAG GAAATGTCATCCTCTGTTGTCGAGGCGAATGATGCAGTCACTGGTCACATCATTTCCACCACCATTGGAGGCAAAAATGGTGAACCCAAACAG ACTATCAGCTACATGGCAGAGCGTGTTGTAGGGAGTGGATCATTTGGAATTGTTTTTCAG GCAAAATGCTTAGAAACTGGGGAGACAGTGGCCATAAAGAAGGTCTTGCAGGACAAGCGGTACAAAAATCGTGAGCTGCAGTTAATGCGCATGATGGATCACCCAAATGTGGTTTCTCTGAAGCATTGTTTCTTCTCTACGACAAGTAAAGATGAACTTTTTCTGAATTTAGTTATGGAATACATTCCTGAGACTCTATACCGGGTTCTAAAGCATTACAGCAGCATGAACCAGAGGATGCCCCTCATCTATGTTAAACTTTATACATATCaa ATCTTTAGGGGGCTGGCATATATCCATACTGTTCCTGGTGTTTGCCATAGGGATGTGAAGCCTCAGAATCTTTTG GTTGATCCTCTCACCCACCGGGTTAAGCTTTGCGATTTCGGAAGTGCTAAAGTTCTC GTCAAGGGTGAAGCAAATATATCGTACATATGCTCTCGTTATTATCGGGCTCCTGAACTGATATTTGGCGCAACAGAATATACAACATCAATAGATATTTGGTCAGCTGGTTGTGTCCTTGCTGAGCTTCTTGTTGGTCAG CCTTTGTTTCCTGGAGAAAATGCAGTCGACCAACTTGTTGAAATTATCAAG GTTCTTGGTACTCCAACTCGAGAAGAAATTCGTTGCATGAATCCAGATTATTCAGATTTTAGGTTCCCTCAAATTAAAGCGCATCCTTGGCACAAG GTTTTCCACAAACGAATGCCTCCTGAAGCAATTGACCTTGCTTCACGGCTTCTTCAATATTCACCAAGCCTTCGGTGCACCGCG TTAGAAGCATGTGCGCACCCTTTCTTTGATGAGCTGCGTGAGCCCAATGCCCGTCTTCCAAATGGCCGCCCATTTCCCCCTCTTTTCAACTTTAAGCAGGAA ATCAATTAA